TGAAAAAACAGTTGCTAAAGCAAAAGACAGCATCAAAGATATCAAGGACGGTGTAGAAGGTGCTGCTGAAGGTATTAAAAGTACCTTTTCTAACAAAGAATAATCTAAATATAAAAGAGCAGAAATCCTATCTAATTAGTAGTAGAATTAGTTAGAACTTCTGTCTTTGGTGCTCAATATTAACTGTAGTGGATGACTGCTAACTAAGCATGAGAGAGAATCAGATTGGTTCTCTCTTTTGTGATGTTCAAAACAATGAGAATTTTCGTTTTGAAGCCCTTGAAATTACGAAAGTCGAAAACTTAACGTTTGATATCCTTGATGAGCTTATTGATTTCCTCTAAGTTGGCATTGGAATAAGGGCATTGGTGATATAAGATTTGTATTTCAGAAGGGTTCTGGAGACTATTTTTTCATCATGCGTTTGTCGTGAGAAATGATACGTTCTTTTTCAAAGCTTGTGAAATATGCTATAATAAAGTGTTATCAATTTAGAGGTCTCATTTGCCTCAAAGGAGAAAGGAATTAAAACCGAACGGAAAAGCAAGGAGTTTCAGGTAACTTATCGTTTATTGAAACTTCAATAAAATAAAGCTTAAAGCAGCTTGTCTAGGGGAAAAACTCTTTAGGATTTCTTCATTCTGCCCGCTTTTTCCACGTTTTTGGTAATTAGTATGACTGAAAAACAACCATTTTACATTACGACACCGATTTATTACCCATCTGGGAAACTCCATATTGGCTCTGCCTATACAACCATTGCTTGTGATGTCTTGGCTCGCTATAAGCGTATGATGAATCATGACGTTTTTTATTTGACTGGACTTGATGAGCACGGTCAAAAGATTCAGCAAAAGTCTGAAGAAGCTGGTATCACACCGCAGGCGTATGTGGACGGTATGGCGGTTGGTGTTAAGGAATTGTGGAAGCTCCTTGACATCTCTTATGATAAGTTTATCCGCACGACAGATGATTACCATGAAAAAGTTGTGGCTGATGTTTTTGAAAAATTGCTAGCGCAGGGAGATATTTACTTGGGTGAATACTCAGGTTGGTATTCTGTTTCTGACGAGGAATTTTTCACTGAAAGCCAATTAGA
This region of Streptococcus mutans genomic DNA includes:
- a CDS encoding CsbD family protein, producing the protein MGLEEKLNQAKGAIKQGAGKLTSDKKVETEGAIEKTVAKAKDSIKDIKDGVEGAAEGIKSTFSNKE